The Clostridium sp. DL-VIII DNA window AAAAACTCTTTTTTATCCAAATTCCTTAATTTATACAAGAAAAAACTACTATTTAAAAATACTGTAATCATAACTTGATATTTTAATAGATTACTTTCTGTTTTGAACATTGTAGAATATGTTATGTATGCTAAACTAACAGAAAACATTAAGTTTAATATCTGCTTCATCCTTATTCGTTAGCATTAATGAAATAAGTCATTTTATCAATCATAATTAGTTTCCTCCATGTAGTATTATAATTTTAAGAATAGAATCACCATATTATAATTTTATTACTTCAATAATTCCATTAGTTTCTCTATTTTTATCATTAAAATAATTTCCTCGCAACTTATTTTCACTTTCAATATATGTAAAATCATTATGTCCATTGTGTTGCTTTAAATTTGAATCATTGGTTTTTTCCGCTTTATTATTATAATCAAAACTAAGAGTAATTCCATCAACTCCATTTATATTTATATATGCTGATTTGCTGTATGAGGTTGATTTCTCAAAATTACTAACTATTGATATTTTCCCCCATGTTTGCTTAACTATTATATTACATGAACCAGTATAATTATTTCCACTTTCATCTAACCTATTAGAAATAAAACTTCCTTGCCATTTTCCACTAAAATCCGGAATACCATGAATCTTTTTCATAAACGTAGTTTTCCATAAAAATTTATCAAATAACAAATAAAGTAAAACAAATATTAATGAAAAGCTCCCCAGTTTTATTGCTATTTTCATAATATTTTCTAAATCTATTTGTAATGGTATAAAATTAATTCCGAACATATTTGCTACTATTCCTATAATGAATATTATAATTACACTAATTATAGTTAATATCCATACAGCTTTAGTTTTAATATCACTATCTAATGAATAATTATGCACTTTAATCCCCTCACTCTTCTTTATTTAACTCTTTTAAATCATCGGTTCCAACTTTTTTACAACTAATATATTTAGAACCATCTTGTCCTATTATTATTAAAAATATAAATGTTGGAAGATTGCTTATTTCCTTTGAACATCTTATAATTAATTCGTTGTCTACATGCGATGGCTTGGGGTTACATTCTGGATGAGAATGCCATTCTCCTATATACACAACCTCACCATTTGAATTTTTCCATACTTCATTTATAATTTTCTGAGCATTTTCTTTATTTCTTACGAATCCATATCTAAATTTCTTATCTTTTTCACAAGGTTCAGAAATATCACAAATTATAAATTCAGAAAAGTCAGCCTTTATTTTTCCAAGTAATATACCTCCATTTTCTTTCATTCTCCCTAATTGTCTATATTTATTTAACTTTTTTATTGCTAAGTTACTAATTATAAGATTTGTTCTATCATCAATTTTATATTTCTCCATTTTAATTTAACCTTCTTATTTCCAGTTTTCTATTTTCACTTCCAAT harbors:
- a CDS encoding Mov34/MPN/PAD-1 family protein gives rise to the protein MEKYKIDDRTNLIISNLAIKKLNKYRQLGRMKENGGILLGKIKADFSEFIICDISEPCEKDKKFRYGFVRNKENAQKIINEVWKNSNGEVVYIGEWHSHPECNPKPSHVDNELIIRCSKEISNLPTFIFLIIIGQDGSKYISCKKVGTDDLKELNKEE